A segment of the Ovis canadensis isolate MfBH-ARS-UI-01 breed Bighorn chromosome 17, ARS-UI_OviCan_v2, whole genome shotgun sequence genome:
CTGCATCTGGGGCTGTTAGGCGCATGTGTCTTTGTGATCGTGTGATAAAGAGACAGAGACGTTTGCCCTCTGTCCTTGGTCCCTGCACAGAGCTACTGAGGTAGGGAAACTGCCACTTGGCTCTTGCCCCCCCAGTCCCTGAAGCAGCTCCCTTCGAGAAGAGTGAAGGggtgtttgggacttccctggcaggcctGTGGTTGGGACTCCATACTTCTGATGCAGGGGAATTGGGATCCTGCGTGCCAGGAGGTGCAACCAGAAAGTACAGACAGGTTAAGTGAAGAGAACCCTTTATTCTGACCCCTTCCCTCCGCCTGAGTTCACGTCGAGGTGGCCCGAGGCAGGGGGCTGGTTGCCGGGAGCACCACTGTGCAGTCGGGGGCAGGACCTGCAGCCCCATCCTCCGCCCCCTGTGCCCGGGGGTGGGTTCTTCCCTCGTGGCCGGCAGTCTGAGCAGCACCCTGACTGTGGGGCTCAGGGTGCCCTGGCTGGCCAACACCCAGAGGTGCTGGGAGCGGGGCACGCTCAGACAGGGTGCTTTTCCGCTCGCTGAGATCAGGGCCACCTCCTGACGCTGTGGGGCAGGGAGCTCCCTCGCTCCTGGAGGAGCAGGTTCCTGGAGTTCCGCATGAAGACGGTggggctgggcccccaggggctggGCAGTAGAGGGAGGGGCCTCCCTGAGAAGCTCTGACAGAGCGTGTGGTTCTGGGCCACAGCCAGGGGGAGGGGCTGTGCTCCTGAGGGTCCCAGCCGGCTCCGGGCTGGCGAGGCCTCTGTtgccagtttccttctctgtgaactGGCTGGGCGCCTCTTCGTCACCATGGCTGAGCTTCTGTTCTGTTGTGTCCGATCACTTTCTCTATCCTAAACTCACTTACGATGGTTTTCAAGGTTTCTCCAAAGGTCGTGTGTCTTTAGCTTTCTGGCCCAGTCGTCCGATCAGACTCTGGTTCAGGACAGGCTCTGAGGCCAGCAGGCAGGCGTGTCTCGGGTGGCCCGGCCCGAGGTGTGGTTAGTGTCGCTGAGAGGCTGAGACAAGGGCGGGGGCGGCTGGATGGGCCCTGGGCGTGGCTGGCACTCACGGCCACTTCCCTTTGTAGTATTTCAACCACATCAGTATCGAGGACTCGCGGGTCTACGAGCTGACCAGCAAGGCCGGGCTGCTCTCCCCCTACCAGATCCTCCACGAGTGCCTTAAAAGGTGGGGTGTCCCTTCCTGGGGCCTCCCCAGGGGACCCACGGGGCCTGGGAGAGCCCTTCTGGGCTGGGAGCCGCGGTCTGGGGAGGACGGTGAGGGCCTTCTTGGGGCGATGTTGCCTACTGTCTGCTTTGTCCCCCAGAAACCACGGGATGGGAGACACCTCCATCAAGTTTGAAGTGGTTCCTGGTAAAAACCAGAAGAGCGAATACGTCATGGCGTGCGGCAAGCACACAGTGCGAGGCTGGTGTAagcccccctccccggcccccgcACACCTGCTTTCCGTGACCGTGGGGTCCGCTGCCTGGGCTCACCTGGGCCTCAGCCACGTGCTGATGGCTCCCAGGTGTGCCTGCCGCACCGCACGTCACCCTGAGACCCAGCCAGCCTGCACACCGCTGTGGCGGCTAGTGTCCCGGGCTTGAGCTGCTCAGCTGGCTGGGCCGTGGCCCTGCTACCAGCACGGCCTGCCCAGCCCTGGGTCCCTGGGAGGGGAGCAGGCCCGCTGCTCTTCGCCTCGCCCAGGGCTGGAGGTGGCCTCACACAGAGACTGTGGGACTGtctaagcacagcccagcactGGGTAAGGGAGAAGGTCATGCCGGTGCAGACCAGGCCGTCCCCCACGGACGCCAGTGCTTTGCCAAGTCCGGCCCTgagcagggggcagggtgggaaCAGACCCACCCAGGGTAGAGGCCCTGCGCCCCTCCAGCCTGCTCTGCACCCCAGCCTCTCCTTTCTCTATCTAGAAACATCCGCCGCACAGGActccccccaggccccagcctgcCTTGCAGGACGCATCATCTGTGTGTCTGCAGCTGTGGGCAGGGGCCCTTGAGAGCCGCAGCCTGGGGGGCTTCCTGCCCTCCCTGAGCCCCTGGCGGGTGGGCCTGTGTGGAGTGTGCCCGTCTTGATACGGTGCCCTGTGGACATGGGTGTCTTGATTCTGTGTCCACGTCTCCGCCTAGGCAAGAACAAGCGCGTCGGAAAGCAGTTAGCATCTCAGAAGATCCTGCAGCTGCTGCACCCGCACGTCAGGAACTGGGGGTCCTTGCTGCGCATGTATGGCCGCGAGAGCAGCAAGATGGCCAAGCAGGtagcggggttggggggggcgcGGCGGGCAGGTGGGCGCTGCCCCGGGCACCAGCACCACGCGCCTCACAACAGCCCGTGTGTGTCCTCTGTTTTGGCCAAGATGTTGAGATTTCGCAACTGCTGAATTTTTGTGCATTTAGGGGAAATTGAAGGGAAGTGACATCtggtttttgatttttttccccgaCTTCAGGAACAGTCCCCAGTGAGTGGTGGGTGTGGAGGGTGAGGACTGTGGAGGACACCCCAGCTGTTCCTGGAGAGTTCCTGGCTCTGGGCTTGGGGGTGTGGGGGTCCCTGAGGCGCTGGGCCTTGTGTGGCTGAGCCGCTGCCTTCCTGTCTGTGTGTGGAGAGCGTCCTGCTGGGCCGGGAGCTGGGGAGAAGCTTGCTTGGGCACGGTGCGTGCCTGGCTGGCGGCTGGCAGCTGTGGGGGCCAGCAGACCCCCTGCGCCCGAGGCGGCGGGAGCGGGCAGACGGCAGCTGGGCTGTGGGAGGGGAGGCCCCGGCTGGTGCTGCCAGCAGGCTCTGCTCCCCAGGAGACCTCGGACAAGAGCGTGATCGAGCTCCAGCAGTTTGCTCGCAAGAACAAGCCCAACCTGCACATCCTGAGCAAGCTGCAAGAGGAGATGCGGCGGCTGGCGGAGGAGCGGGTAGGCGGCGGCCCCGGGCCCCGGGGGCTGTGACCTCGACCCTCCTCTGCTGGGCATGCGTGCTGGGCTCACCCCTTCCCCGGGGCCCCGCAGTGCCCGTGGCCCCACCCCTGACCTCAAGCTGCGGTCCCTGTGGCCCCACCTGACCTCAGTGTCCTTCCAGGAGGAGACGCGCAGGAAGCCCAAGATGTCCATCGTGGCATCTGCGCAGCCTGGTGGCGAGCCCCTCTGCACCGTGGACGTGTGAGGGCGGCCGGCCAGGGCTGCCAGCGCGCTGGGGCCCTCCCCACGAACCCTGCGGCCCAGGCCTctggcccccgcccccgccacgtGCCTGACGGCAGGCCACGCAGCTCCCCCGGAGGCCACCTACAGGCCGGGCGGCTGtgtcctggcctctacccacctGCCACACAGGCGGCCGCAGACAGCTGGGAGATCGCCGTGAGGCTCTGGCCGTGTGGACGGGCTCTGAAGGTTTTCATGAACTTTCTATGTGACGTGCACTGACTGGAAGTGATAGTTGATGACGTGAAATGCGAAGGCCACGCACCCCTGGCCCCCACAGGCATGTAGGGACCCAGCAGAAGGCGCAGGCCGgcaccctcccctcccagcctcctgggcttcccttcttttttctGAAAGAGCTACAGTAGGAGGGACTATTTAAAATGAACAGGACTCAGTGTCACAGCTGTTTGTCAGAGGTTGCAGGCAAACCACCACGGTGATCTTTCTTCACCCAGAGAGGCGCTGCCCTGCCTGCTTGCCAGCCTGGCGTCCGTTCTTAGTGCCCTGAACACGCCTTCGTAGATAGAGGCCCCTCACCTTTGCTGGCCTCTGGTAATTTTTTACTAAGTTTTTGCACAGTCCAGTCTGTCAACCCatcaatttttaaagcttttatgaTATTTTAGCGTTTGGAAAGAAGCTTTTACAGTGAGGGTAGAAGATAGGTGTGGAATCACGTAGCGGATGTGACCAGTTGATGCATTTTAGCTCGTGGACTTAAAAAAGGAACTGAAGATGCTCATGCTGGCGCGGGTGGCCCTCGCCTTTACCTGCGGCCGTGTGGTGTGTCTGGGCGGTCCCGGGGATGGGGCGGGTCTGTCCCAGCCTCAGCCATGGAGCCTTCAGAACGCCCCTCCACGTGACTGAGGTCAGCCCCTCCAGACCTTTGTGAAACGATCCACGGATCAAGTCGCTGTAATTATACGCTTGCTTCTGTCCTGTCCCGTCTGTGGTGGTGAATCCTAACTGGACTGTTCTTGCCCTTAAAGCAGGGCCCTCGCCGTGGTCCAGTCTCCCTCTGTCCCCCTCCCCGGGTGTGCGCACGGCtctgctgcaggggcagagggcagggagggcCTGTGGGGGCAGCTGGGTCACAGCCACAGGCGTGAGCCTCGACAGGCAGGAAGCAGAGCTGTCCCAAGGGAACGGCCTGCCTTCTAGTCCTGCGGCTGCGGGTCCTGCACAGGCTGCAGCCTCCCAGAGGGCGGGGGTCTCCAGCTTCCCTCCACCAGGAGGGGCCTCCCCTGGGGCAGAGACAGATGGGTAGGGGGTTGGCACTGTGCCCTGTGTGCCCCACAGAGTGTGGCGGGCCCCCAGGCCCTGACCCTCTGAGCAGCGCAGGCTCCGTTGGGACTCCTGGGGCGCTGGGAGAGCCACTTCCAGTTCTGAGGTGCCTTCCAGGGCCTGCCCCCCAGGTTCACATCACAAACACTGGCAGTTCCACACTTGTTTATTCTGTTTGGGTGTGAGGGACGGGCTCCGTGGCCTCTGGCTGTCCCCGGGCAGGCCTGAGGACCCCAGGCTCCGCCTGTGGCCATCCAGGCGTTGTTCCAGAAAGGGCTGGTTTCTGTTGCCCTTAAGAAGCAGGGGAGACCCTGGCTTCCGGTGGGGTGTCACCTGGGGCCGCTGGTGGGGTCTGGACCGGAGACTTGGGCTCCAGGGCCCCCGCACCATTGGGGTGCTCCACCCTCTCAAACAGAATGAGCATCTCACAGTGCGGGGTCTGAGGGAACAGGTCCACGGCCACAGCCTTGACTGGCCGGAAGGGAGTACCCTTGACGCGGTTGGATGGGGCCCTGCAGAGGCTGTACAGGACGGAGCACGGTCAGTGTGGGGGCGTCAGTTCACCCTGCAGGGGTAAACCTGGCTTCCAGCCGCCCACCCAACCCCACACTTACTCCACGAAGTTGCCCATGGCTGCCCGCGGGTTGCAGGAGACGTACAGCAGTCTCCGGACGTTTTCTGCCCGGCGCACGGCCAGGACCGCCTTGGAGTCTGGGGAGACACAGAGCCTCACGGGGGGTCCCCAAGGCGCCCCCCTGAGGGAAAGGCCCAGCCAGCCCCTGGGCAGCCTTCTGCCTCCCAGCAGCCCCTGGGGAGGCGGCCACTCACGCAGGCCAGCACGGGGTGGGTCCAGAATGGCCACGAGCTGCTGGGAGGCCAGTCTGCTCACCAGGGCGGGCACCAGCTCCTCAGCCCTACCACAGTGGAACTCCACGTTGCTCAGCTCTGCAAGGGGCAGGTCAGCTGTGTCAGGGGGCCTGTGACCCCTCCTACAGGCCTGCTGGGCCACCCTGTGTCCCAGAGCCCCGAGACCAAGATGCCTCAGGAAAGCCCTTCCCTGTGGGGCCGTCCCCGGCGGCGTGGTGCACCGTGGGTCTGCAGTGGGGCCCACACCCCGTGGGCATGATCGGCTCAGGGCCACCCCCCACCGCGGGCCCTCACCGTTGTCCAGGGCGTTCACCCGAGCATCTTCCACGGCCTCCTGGGACAGCTCAACCCCAACAACTCTCTTCACCTTCTGGAGCGGGGACAGGAGGCACTGATGACTGCCCAGCCCGGGCCTCCTGGGGCAGCAAAGGAGGGGCTGGTATGGGGTGGGGGTCTCACAACCGATAGGAAGGGGGACGACAGGAGCAGGGTGGGGGGCTCACCCGGGCCAGAGCCAGGCCGATGGTGCCCGTGCCGCAGCACACGTCGAGCACCGTGCTGCCTGCGTCCAGCTGGGCCCAGTCCTGGATGAGCGTGTAGAGCACCTCGGCCGCAGCGGTGTTCACCTGCGTGCGGGCTGGGCCGTCAGAGCAGCCCCCACCCTGCGCCCCTAACTGCCTCCTCGCCTtcgactccctgggcgccccagGGCCCCTCCAACCGCTCCCGGCTCAACAGCAGTCCGTGCGGCTGCAAACCCGCTTCCTCCCGAGCACCGGCCCTGCGGGCCCCGCGGCAGCAAGCGCCACGGACCCCACCAGCGGCCCCGGGCTCCCCCTAGACACTCTGCCCCACGGCCGCCCTGGGCCGCCACCCCAAGCGCCCTCCTGAGCCCGGGCTCCAGACACCTGGAAGAAGGCGTGGGGGGAGATGCGGAAGGTCAGCCCCAGCACGTCCTCACGGATGCACCGGTCCCCGGCCACGTGCTCCAGAGGCAGGCCCTCCTGGCTGGGGGTCTTTCTGTGGGCGCGAGAGAGCGCTCAGTCACAGCCCTCATGCGGACCCCCGCCCCAGCTATCCCCACTACTGACCGCTGCCCCTCCTCCACGAAGTAGAGACAGGTCACCCCACTGGCCTTGCCCGGCCCCTCCATGAAGTACTGGGCCAGAGACGTCTTCAGCCCCGCCAGCTCCTCTGGGCTCAGGTTCTGGAGCAGATGGTAGAAAAGGGCTGGTGAGACTGCGTCCACGCTCGCTCGGCCCCGACGCCCCTCCCGCGCCCTGCCCGCCAGAGACCTGTGGGTGGAAGTAGGCGATAGCCATGGCTTGGCCGCGGCGGCTGGTGCGCACGGTCAGCTGCTTCCAGTGGCCGGAGTACGTCTCCGGATCGTACGCCGAGTAGGGGGTGGACCTGAGGGAGCCACAGGGGGCCCTGAGCGCCTGCGTCTGCCCCCCAGTCTGCGTCCTCCAGCCCCCTCACCAGAGCCCCCATCCTGGGCGGGACCCCATCCTCTGCTCTCGGCCTCGGACGTCCCAGGCTGCCAGCGACCTCACCGGATGAACTCCTGGAACGCCTTCACCACCTGCTTGGTGGCCCCAGGGATGTGCACGGTGTCGAAGGGGGCTGCCACGGCGCACGTCCCGCTCCTGTACTTGCTGAGCCGGCAGCCCACTGTGTTGTCCTCCCCGTCCACGCCGACGCCGACCAGGAACTCGCACTTGTTCCGATACTCGGTCTATGGGAAGGGCCAACGGAGACAGACGCCGGCTCTCCCTCTGACTGCCCAACACTGGCAGTGCAGAGGTGATGCGAGGCCCAGGCTCCCCCACCGGCCTGGCAGCCAAGGGCACCATGCCGATGGGTGCTTGGTGAGAACCAGAAGCAGCTCTAAGAGAGCAGGAGGACCAAGTGGGACCCCGAGGCCTAACCTGCTGGGGGGAGGGCCGGACGCCCTCCAGTGGGCAGCAAGCCTTGTTGTGCTTGTGTCTCTGTGACAACAGCCAGGGCAGCAGGGCGCGGTTGGTGCTCCCGATCTCCCTGCGGGCAGAGGGAGGGCGGCGGTGGGGCTCCaaacaccccaccccccagccctgggGGCGTCCAGGACCCTGCTGTCTCGAGCCAGGAACACACGGCTCTTACCGGGTTAGCCCCCTAAGAGCCTGTGTGCGAGGTGCAGGGAGCGGGCTGAGCGAACGCAGCGCCCAGCCCGGGATGCCCGCGCCCACCCTCACCTGGCCAGCTTCTGCAGCACTTGCTCACACTCCTGCCGCTTCCGCTCCAGCTGCTCCTCGTAGGGAACGGCCCAGAGAGGGGTCACCACGTCGGCGACGCAAGCGGCCGGACCAGCGGGGAGCTCCCCACGGTCCTCCTGCCGCCTCTTCCTGGCCAAGGGGTCAGCCTTGGGCCTGGCCAGGCGCGCGCTGAGCGGGCGGCCCTTCCAAACCGCCCCGTGCAGCACGCACAGAGCCTTGTCGCGCTCGGCGGCGCTGCGGAAAGTCACGAAGGCGCAGGGCGGCTGCCCGAAGAGCTTCGTCTTGTGGGGCTGCAGCCCGAAGCGGCCCAGGAAACGCCGCACATCGCTGAAGCTGGCGTGGCGCGGCACGTTCTGCAGCTCCAGCTTGAAGACCTCCGAGGTGAACAGGCCGGCTCGGATGTAGCCGTAGGGCCCCGGCCCCGCGGGCCCGGCCGCCGCTGCCGGCTCCTCCTCCCGCCGCGGGCCTGGCGCCTCGGTACCGTCCTGGGCGGGGTCCCCGACATGCGCCCGGCTCTGCGTGCAGACGGCAGGCGCGGAGCTGGCAACGGCCCGCGCGCCCGGAGCCCCGCCCCGGCCTCCCCAGCCCATCGCCGCCCCAGCCCCCAACCCGCCGGCTCCCCCGCACCATACTTCGCTGTCCAGCTGGTCTCCCATCGTCTGCAGCGTCCGTCGCCTCGCCTGGAGCCTGGAGCGCACACCGTCCAGCTGCGGCCTGGGAGGGGCCGGGACTCGAACCCGCGGTGCTCGGGGCCGGGCCTCGGCCACGCGCTGCGCCGCCCGCCCGCCAGGGGCCCGCGCCCACCTACTGCCCCGGCCCCCCGCTCTCCCGCCAGGCCGCCCGGCGTGCGCAGCGCAAGCGGGGCGTCTCTATCGTCCCCGCTTCCTGTGACGTAATCACCACGCGCCGTTCGagcccctctcccccagcccagtCCTCTAGCTCCAGGGGCGCGCGCGCGCGGCCGCGGGGCGGAAGTGCGCGCGAGGGCCGCCGGGAGTGCgtgctccccgcccccacccccgtccctcTCCCAGTCGGCCTGGCTGGCCGGGCATGCGCCGCGGGCGTTTTGGCGGGAAGCGCGGGGCGGGCCGGACAATGCGAGTGTCCGCCGCACGAGCCCAATAAAGCTGCGCCGGTTTTGAATCGCGGCGCGTTTCCCGCCGCCGGGGTCAGGGGTCGGGGTTCGGGTCGCGGGGCGGAGGGAagagagagcgagcgagcgagcgagcgggCTGGCGGGAGGCGCCGGCGCCAGACGCGGAGGAAGGAGCTGCGAGCAGCCGCCGAGAGGCCGCGGAGCCCGCGACGACCGAGCCCGCCGAGCCGCCGCCGCGCCCATGGCGGCCGCCAAGGTGGGCCGGGCCGGGCGAGCGGGCCGTGGCGGGCGCCGAGGGGCgccggggccgccgccgccgccggccacGTGGGCGGGCCGCGCCGTCTCCAACCCCCGCCGGCCCGCGGGCCCGGGCGCCGCGCCGCGTGACCTTGGGGCGGCCGGGCCTCGCGCCCGCCCCCGGCCGCCGCCGGCCCCCGGCGCGCGGACGCGGCCGGTCCACTCGGCTCCCCATTCATCCGGTGCCGGTCCGCGAGCCGCTACCCGCCTCCGCGCCCGCGCGGCCTGGCGGGCGGCCCGTGGCcacctgggctgggggagggaggtgcCGTCCGGCCGAGTGGCCGGCGGAGGCCTGCGTTCCTGGGCCGAGCCGGGGAGCTCAGTCCTGGCGTCTTACCTCCGGGGCTATGGATCTCCAAGCCACGTGCTCCCTGAGGCAACCCAAAACCTGCTTCTTTGTGCCCTGTATTTAGTCCTCTGCGCTGGATCGAACGCTGTGGCATTTATTTGCGTGAATCCTCTTGATTTACACGCGTCATTTCCCCAACCGAGATAAAGTTGTTGGCAGAACTGAATTCTGCATACATAGTAGCACGCCGCCGCAACTTTTAAGCAAGAGCACAGATTTTTCTCACCCAGTAAAAACTCAAAAGGCTTTGTAAGAGGAGTGCTCGGCTCGAggcccttccctcccaccctccaccccgtCGTTGCGCCCTTAATCTGCACGTGGCAGTATCTGcgttcccatcttacagatgaagtgCGGGGCGCGGGG
Coding sequences within it:
- the TRMT2A gene encoding tRNA (uracil-5-)-methyltransferase homolog A isoform X1, which encodes MGDQLDSESRAHVGDPAQDGTEAPGPRREEEPAAAAGPAGPGPYGYIRAGLFTSEVFKLELQNVPRHASFSDVRRFLGRFGLQPHKTKLFGQPPCAFVTFRSAAERDKALCVLHGAVWKGRPLSARLARPKADPLARKRRQEDRGELPAGPAACVADVVTPLWAVPYEEQLERKRQECEQVLQKLAREIGSTNRALLPWLLSQRHKHNKACCPLEGVRPSPQQTEYRNKCEFLVGVGVDGEDNTVGCRLSKYRSGTCAVAAPFDTVHIPGATKQVVKAFQEFIRSTPYSAYDPETYSGHWKQLTVRTSRRGQAMAIAYFHPQNLSPEELAGLKTSLAQYFMEGPGKASGVTCLYFVEEGQRKTPSQEGLPLEHVAGDRCIREDVLGLTFRISPHAFFQVNTAAAEVLYTLIQDWAQLDAGSTVLDVCCGTGTIGLALARKVKRVVGVELSQEAVEDARVNALDNELSNVEFHCGRAEELVPALVSRLASQQLVAILDPPRAGLHSKAVLAVRRAENVRRLLYVSCNPRAAMGNFVDLCRAPSNRVKGTPFRPVKAVAVDLFPQTPHCEMLILFERVEHPNGAGALEPKSPVQTPPAAPGDTPPEARVSPAS
- the TRMT2A gene encoding tRNA (uracil-5-)-methyltransferase homolog A isoform X2, which codes for MSRAHVGDPAQDGTEAPGPRREEEPAAAAGPAGPGPYGYIRAGLFTSEVFKLELQNVPRHASFSDVRRFLGRFGLQPHKTKLFGQPPCAFVTFRSAAERDKALCVLHGAVWKGRPLSARLARPKADPLARKRRQEDRGELPAGPAACVADVVTPLWAVPYEEQLERKRQECEQVLQKLAREIGSTNRALLPWLLSQRHKHNKACCPLEGVRPSPQQTEYRNKCEFLVGVGVDGEDNTVGCRLSKYRSGTCAVAAPFDTVHIPGATKQVVKAFQEFIRSTPYSAYDPETYSGHWKQLTVRTSRRGQAMAIAYFHPQNLSPEELAGLKTSLAQYFMEGPGKASGVTCLYFVEEGQRKTPSQEGLPLEHVAGDRCIREDVLGLTFRISPHAFFQVNTAAAEVLYTLIQDWAQLDAGSTVLDVCCGTGTIGLALARKVKRVVGVELSQEAVEDARVNALDNELSNVEFHCGRAEELVPALVSRLASQQLVAILDPPRAGLHSKAVLAVRRAENVRRLLYVSCNPRAAMGNFVDLCRAPSNRVKGTPFRPVKAVAVDLFPQTPHCEMLILFERVEHPNGAGALEPKSPVQTPPAAPGDTPPEARVSPAS